Proteins found in one Microbacterium sp. LWS13-1.2 genomic segment:
- a CDS encoding cation transporter — protein sequence MSITLAAARRAVLQRRIRWIVTATIAYNLIEAIVAITAGSIASSGALIAFGLDSTIEVLSAAAVAWQFTRRDPERWEKPTLRVIAVAFFSLAIYVVITSLLTLLGRVEAEHTALGIIITALSVIIMPFLSLAERRTGRELGSATAVADSKQTLFCTYLAAAVLAGLLLNSLLGWWWADAIAGLVIAGFAIREGVEAWRGDACATSVGMLLEDEHNDHDHDHG from the coding sequence ATGAGCATCACCCTCGCGGCCGCCCGCCGCGCCGTCCTGCAGCGACGGATCCGCTGGATCGTCACCGCCACGATCGCCTACAACCTGATCGAAGCGATCGTCGCGATCACCGCCGGCAGCATCGCCTCCTCCGGCGCGCTGATCGCCTTCGGCCTGGACTCCACCATCGAGGTCCTCTCCGCTGCCGCGGTGGCCTGGCAATTCACCCGCCGGGACCCGGAACGCTGGGAGAAGCCCACTCTGCGTGTCATCGCCGTCGCGTTCTTCTCCCTCGCGATCTACGTCGTCATCACATCGCTGCTGACGCTGCTGGGACGAGTCGAGGCGGAGCACACTGCGCTCGGCATCATCATCACCGCGCTCAGCGTGATCATCATGCCGTTCCTCTCCCTGGCCGAACGACGCACGGGCCGCGAACTCGGTTCCGCCACCGCCGTCGCCGACTCCAAGCAGACGCTGTTCTGCACCTACCTGGCTGCCGCGGTCCTCGCGGGTCTCCTCCTCAACAGCCTCCTCGGCTGGTGGTGGGCTGACGCCATCGCCGGCCTCGTCATTGCCGGCTTCGCCATCCGAGAAGGCGTCGAAGCCTGGCGCGGCGACGCCTGCGCCACCTCCGTCGGCATGCTCCTCGAGGACGAACACAACGACCACGACCACGACCACGGCTGA
- a CDS encoding metalloregulator ArsR/SmtB family transcription factor produces the protein MLAPTVTVTHTAALARFGHALSDPTRVGILLALREAPAYPSDLADTLGVSRQVMSNQLACLRGCGLVKATPDGRRSQYRLGDSHLAPALNELLQVVLVVEPECCDGEGCSCA, from the coding sequence ATGCTCGCTCCCACGGTTACCGTCACGCATACCGCAGCGCTCGCCCGGTTCGGCCACGCTTTGTCGGATCCGACACGAGTGGGCATCCTGCTGGCGTTGCGGGAGGCGCCGGCCTATCCGTCGGACCTCGCGGACACGTTGGGCGTCTCCCGGCAGGTGATGTCCAACCAACTGGCGTGTCTCCGCGGCTGTGGTCTCGTTAAGGCGACCCCTGACGGCCGTCGCAGTCAGTATCGGCTCGGTGACTCTCACCTCGCGCCGGCGCTCAATGAACTGCTGCAGGTCGTTCTCGTTGTCGAACCGGAATGCTGTGACGGGGAAGGCTGCAGCTGCGCATGA